One window from the genome of Colletotrichum higginsianum IMI 349063 chromosome 12, whole genome shotgun sequence encodes:
- a CDS encoding Ank-repeat protein mbp1 gives MLLPDQLLGIYGQYKQDTDSVAPKSGRLKGKDRIKARGDGRAKKGPTPVEKKTTRYVVAIKDFLPLANFVADCRDPAVSVPDAFFTTIDRLIDLRSGFRRRLSDYGLEPDDKSDERHQYFVAVLKAVREALRPRAAAATVPTEADNAADTGRTAPKESSDDLSNRFAALSVEEPSQAFLDAFRNAPHARPEPRGKDPVSYEAEPQTSLEDVFFAFTVLVNDLSRIRSRIEWIWSEHRNGIFDLAAAAVATNTAISVARGWIEDISPLLGAQDGGLEGILNTFYFMACRRNGFAVEQVYLADSRDNFNYDTYDVADGCYVVAFRLLQGFAAVLNPRDLPIIKEGMFGKYNPNSDRASKTGREKFQEDTILLMEFFTELITVVRLIPGYPVEDEFLREMRRFDKTPVISLSLVFTAQVFLDIHHTMRAATRRSFEAMVKETSVMDNSLGSHLEFHKHLKINNWPASNDHALRELSRLIQWMAKDPVHGAKARVSIGLGMPVPPEMEVHRIMIYSPLLSGLFLFRLRTEMYDIGLAVANAWGSVTYTAHLRPVA, from the exons atgctgctgccggaCCAACTCCTAGGCATCTACGGCCAGTATAAGCAGGATACAGACTCGGTC GCACCGAAGAGCGGACGGCTGAAGGGCAAGGACAGGATCAAGGCTCGCGGTGACGGCAGAGCAAAGAAGGGCCCCACGCCGGTAGAGAAGAAGACTACAAGGTACGTGGTTGCCATCAAGGACTTCCTACCACTGGCCAACTTCGTCGCTGATTGCCGGGATCCGGCTGTTTCGGTGCCCGATGCCTTTTTCACCACGATTGACCGCCTTATTGACCTGCGGTCCGGATTCCGAAGGAGGTTAAGCGATTACGGACTGGAACCGGACGACAAGTCTGACGAGCGGCATCAATACTTCGTCGCCGTTCTCAAGGCGGTCAGGGAAGCGTTGCGGCCGCGGGCGGCTGCTGCAACGGTACCTACAGAGGCGGATAACGCTGCCGACACCGGCCGTACTGCGCCTAAGGAGTCGTCTGATGATCTTAGCAACCGTTTTGCTGCTCTGTCTGTCGAAGAGCCGTCGCAGGCCTTCCTCGACGCGTTCCGCAATGCGCCCCATGCAAGGCCGGAACCGCGCGGGAAGGACCCGGTGTCGTACGAAGCAGAACCCCAGACGTCCCTTGAGGATGTTTTCTTTGCCTTTACGGTGCTGGTGAACGACCTGAGCAGGATCCGGTCTCGGATCGAGTGGATCTGGTCAGAACACCGCAACGGCATCTTCGAtcttgccgctgctgctgtcgctACCAACACGGCCATCTCTGTCGCTCGCGGGTGGATAGAAGACATCTCTCCTCTTTTGGGCGCGCAAGACGGAGGCCTCGAGGGTATCCTCAACACATTCTATTTTATGGCCTGCCGCCGGAATGGGTTTGCAGTCGAACAGGTCTACCTCGCCGACAGCAGGGACAACTTTAACTATGATACTTACGACGTGGCTGACGGGTGCTACGTCGTCGCCTTCCGACTATTGCAGGGCTTTGCCGCCGTCCTGAACCCCCGCGATCTTCCGATCATCAAGGAGGGCATGTTTGGCAAATACAACCCCAATAGCGACCGTGCCTCGAAGACGGGCCGGGAAAAGTTCCAGGAGGACACCATCCTCCTCATGGAATTTTTCACCGAACTCATTACCGTCGTTCGACTGATCCCTGGCTACCCGGTTGAGGACGAGTTTCTGCGGGAGATGAGGAGATTTGACAAGACGCCTGTCATCTCTCTTTCGCTTGTGTTTACAGCCCAGGTCTTTCTAGACATCCACCACACGATGCGTGCCGCGACACGACGGAGCTTTGAGGCTATGGTCAAGGAGACCAGTGTGATGGATAATTCGCTAGGGAGCCACCTAGAGTTTCACAAACACTTGAAGATCAACAACTGGCCTGCTTCGAACGACCACGCGCTGCGGGAGCTCAGTCGTCTGATCCAGTGGATGGCTAAGGACCCGGTGCACGGCGCCAAGGCGAGGGTTAGCATAGGCTTAGGAATGCCTGTGCCCCCGGAGATGGAGGTCCATCGCATCATGATCTACTCGCCCTTGCTGAGCggtctcttcctcttccgtCTCCGCACCGAGATGTACGACATTGGCCTGGCCGTCGCTAATGCCTGGGGTTCCGTCACGTACACCGCCCACCT ACGGCCTGTGGCCTGA
- a CDS encoding EC51a protein has translation MRFLYLLSSCVTVAGLAVPKLNNAISVRAPGHLAATGSVVYDKDGILSRDSSAAWTEAEKVVGTLRHNTHYYFMSCNKAYPGQKGMTPSQQYTIDQTGCLHVGLIIGKTAFRQNKFTASYLHVRRLADNPNSWTQTSHDWDEVKRMQRIDYGGTTTSSKGNIDRVMRNGKFTS, from the exons ATGAGATTTTTATATCTCCTGTCATCCTGCGTCACTGTGGCTGGCCTTGCGGTACCAAAACTCAACAATGCCATATCAGTCCGTGCACCGGGTCACTTGGCCGCAACGGGTAGCGTTGTTTACGACAAAGATGGAATCCTGTCTCGCGATTCGAGCGCAGCTTGGACAGAGGCTGAGAAGGTCGTCGGCACTCTTCGCCACAACACACACTACTACTTTATGTCCTGTAACAAGGCATACCCTGGTCAAAAGGGTATGACACCGAGTCAACAGTACACTATCGATCAGACAGGCTGCCTCCACGTGGGTCTCATCATCGGCAAAACCGCCTTTCGCCAGAATAAATTTACGGCTAGCTACTTGCACGTAAGACGTCTGGCAGACAACCCCAACTCCTGGACTCAGACATCCCATGACTGGGATGAAGTGAAGCGTATGCAACG TATCGATTATGGAGGTACTACAACCTCTTCCAAAGGCAACATTGACAGAGTCATGAGAAATGGCAAGTTCACGTCTTAA
- a CDS encoding UDP-N-acetylglucosamine transferase subunit ALG13, producing the protein MGFAFPAARQVCHSLRALSIIFALALIAGSLPTTAAGLVQRDAAPPAEAWNSSAAAEWLLTRDIQHPSTAAESQVREVIEILAGVPGSKIPGPSTALKTVETQLQRGLQARGRNKGKIEVFFIIYGGSNGDVPLLSSVLQGMLDRPAIFDVKHAIVLGDSYRDFFPDGLKAKFANDNHEWASKVNPPRRDQAVAMFMKKMESILHGWKPDLIVASHFIPPSATTPDQRRQIQQLTAPARDRILVELQVFYLPGIRSTALTKKDIKPNHIRIYAQQPEIWDSSSPSAVGAAMVGKLPRLSARSSTAKPSRQGEVYSWIDKQGKRPIFYMGMGMKERQFDKDHAFPAFFEVAKQELAALTDWSFIILHNVKRSESSFRRITHNGRVFHLFVGETSWATLFPEMSLVLTHGGVGSMTDAIAAGVPQIILPTDYAADQTYFARRLEKMGVGIGLPQIPYSALSKPDYVSVKEIRDAFSKIRTNRKHYIDGIRPFRKNLADTNALGNTFELVERMCAGLIARA; encoded by the coding sequence ATGGGTTTCGCATTCCCAGCCGCTCGTCAGGTGTGCCACTCGCTGCGCGCGCTTTCGATTATCTTTGCCCTTgccctcatcgccggctcTCTTCCTACCACCGCGGCTGGGCTTGTCCAAAGAGACGCTGCTCCTCCAGCAGAAGCTTGGAACAGCAGTGCTGCGGCCGAGTGGTTGTTGACCAGAGATATCCAGCACCCATCGACCGCCGCAGAGTCTCAGGTCAGAGAGGTGATCGagatcctcgccggcgtcccggGTAGCAAGATCCCCGGCCCATCCACGGCCTTGAAAACCGTCGAGACTCAGCTACAAAGGGGGCTTCAGGCTCGCGGCAGAAACAAAGGAAAAATCGAggtcttcttcatcatctaCGGCGGGAGTAACGGCGATGTTCCCCTTCTCTCGTCGGTACTTCAAGGCATGCTCGACAGACCGGCCATCTTTGACGTAAAGCACGCCATTGTCCTCGGGGATAGCTACCGAGATTTCTTCCCCGATGGCTTGAAGGCGAAATTCGCGAACGACAATCATGAGTGGGCTTCGAAAGTGAACCCGCCCCGGCGCGACCAGGCCGTTGCCATGTtcatgaagaagatggagtcCATCCTTCACGGATGGAAGCCCGACCTCATCGTCGCAAGCCACTTCATCCCCCCTTCCGCCACCACACCTGATCAGCGACGCCAGATCCAGCAGCTGACCGCACCGGCCCGCGACCGGATTCTGGTCGAGCTCCAAGTCTTCTACTTGCCAGGCATCCGCTCCACCGCCCTCACGAAGAAGGACATCAAGCCCAATCACATCCGGATCTACGCACAGCAGCCCGAAATCTGGGACAGCTCGTCCCCCAGTGCCGTAGGAGCGGCGATGGTTGGGAAGCTTCCGCGACTGTCGGCCCGGTCCAGTACCGCCAAGCCGAGTCGCCAGGGCGAGGTGTACTCATGGATCGACAAACAGGGTAAACGTCCCATCTTCTAcatgggcatgggcatgAAGGAACGCCAGTTCGATAAGGACCATGCCTTCCCAGCATTCTTCGAAGTCGCCAAGCAGGAGCTGGCCGCCCTCACCGACTGGAGCTTCATCATTCTGCACAACGTCAAACGCTCAGAGTCTAGCTTCCGACGTATCACTCATAACGGACGCGTCTTCCATCTCTTCGTCGGCGAAACGTCGTGGGCCACGTTGTTCCCGGAAATGTCTCTGGTCCTGAcccacggcggcgtcggctccATGACGGACGCGATCGCCGCCGGTGTCCCCCAAATCATCCTGCCGACGGACTACGCTGCTGATCAGACGTACTTCGCACGGCGGCTGGAAAAGAtgggcgtcggcatcggcctgCCGCAGATCCCCTATTCCGCGCTCTCCAAACCGGACTACGTGTCCGTCAAGGAGATCCGGGACGCCTTCTCCAAGATCAGGACCAACAGGAAGCACTACATCGACGGCATCAGGCCATTCCGTAAGAACTTGGCCGATACCAACGCCTTAGGCAACAccttcgagctcgtcgagaggATGTGCGCGGGCTTGATCGCCAGGGCCTAG